A portion of the Magnolia sinica isolate HGM2019 chromosome 17, MsV1, whole genome shotgun sequence genome contains these proteins:
- the LOC131230256 gene encoding auxin transporter protein 1-like, producing MTGEELGIRLIGAERDMVGSNREEKGTEEKTTLFRRVWNGAVWHGGSVYDAWLNSVAIQVGSLILTLPYTFAQMGYWFGIGLQLLYGAFGCWSVYLISLFHA from the exons ATGACTGGAGAGGAACTGGGGATTCGTCTTATAGGTGCAGAAAGAGACATGGTAGGAAGCAATAGAGAAGAGAAAGGTACGGAGGAGAAGACAACGTTGTTTCGGAGAGTTTGGAATGGTGCGGTTTGGCATGGTGGCTCTGTTTATGATGCCTGGCTCAATTCAGTTGCTATtcag GTTGGATCTTTGATCCTTACCCTGCCGTACACCTTTGCTCAAATGGGTTATTGGTTCGGGATCGGTTTGCAGCTTCTTTATGGTGCTTTTGGGTGCTGGAGTGTCTATCTTATCAGTCTATTTCACGCCTAG
- the LOC131231830 gene encoding auxin transporter-like protein 2: TATGAIHEKHVLQYHEVISIVAGKTLGNLVLAFNMTALAFVCVLQLIGCSSHVYYMNSNWNKRQWLYLFGALAIPTVLLPSFHNFRVASFLGIVTTSITSAYMTVAAIQHGQIANVKHQGPENMVDFFTGATNILFTFGSQIAVELMEAMWKPNKYKYVYIFAVLYIYLLTIPNSVAVYWAYGDILIQQLNAFGILPPSKMKNVCIIAMILHQYVAFLLSANPLFLAWEKVVGVHTSRRFVLRALARVPIVLVIWFFALAVPFFGPINCHGCIRHFFLSLHYSECGFHESLFKEAIRNCQR, encoded by the exons ACAGCCACTGGTGCCATACATGAAAAACATGTTCTTCAG TATCATGAGGTGATCAGCATAGTTGCTGGAAAGACACTTGGTAATTTGGTTCTTGCATTCAACATGACTGCTCTGGCCTTTGTGTGTGTTTTGCAACTCATAGGATGTTCCAG CCATGTCTACTACATGAACTCAAACTGGAACAAGCGGCAATGGCTTTATTTGTTTGGGGCTCTTGCAATTCCAACAGTCCTGTTGCCTTCATTTCACAATTTTCGtgttgcttcatttttgggcattgTGACAACCAGCATTACTTCAGCCTACATGACGGTAGCTGCTATTCAGCATGGTCAG ATCGCAAATGTGAAGCATCAAGGACCCGAAAACATGGTGGATTTCTTTACTGGAGCCACAAACATTCTTTTCACATTCGGAAGCCAAATCGCCGT TGAATTAATGGAAGCCATGTGGAAGCCTAACAAATACAAGTATGTGTATATATTTGCGGTGTTGTACATCTACTTATTAACTATACCGAATTCTGTTGCGGTTTATTGGGCATATGGAGACATCCTCATACAACAGTTGAATGCATTCGGTATTTTGCCCCCCTCAAAGATGAAAAATGTATGCATAATTGCCATGATTTTGCATCAG TACGTAGCGTTTCTGCTGAGTGCAAACCCGCTATTTCTGGCATGGGAGAAAGTCGTTGGAGTTCACACAAGCAGGAGATTTGTGCTTAGAGCATTGGCAAGAGTGCCAATCGTGCTTGTTATCTGGTTTTTCGCATTGGCAGTTCCATTTTTTGGACCGATAAACTGTCATGGGTGCATTCGTCATTTCTTTCTCAGTCTACATTATTCCGAGTGTGGCTTTCATGAAAGCTTGTTCAAAGAAGCAATTAGAAACT GCCAAAGATGA
- the LOC131230255 gene encoding sucrose synthase 4 isoform X1: MANPKLGRIPSMRERVEDTLSAHRNELVSLLSRYVAQGKGILQPHHLLDELSKEITEDKGRQKLSDGPFDEVIKSAQEAIILPPYVAIAVRPRPGVWEYVRVNVYELSVEQLNVSEYLQFKEELVDGQFKDPFVLELDFEPFNASVPRPTQSSSIGNGVQFLNRHLSSMLFRNKDCLEPLLDFLRAHRYKGHVMMLNDRIHSLSRLQSALAKAEEYLSKLPPDAPYSDFSNVFQEMGLEKGWGDTAQSVLKMIHLLLDILQAPDPSTLETFLGMLPMVFNVVIVSPHGYFGQANVLGLPDTGGQVVYILDQVRALENEMLLRIQKQGLDVTPRILVVTRLLPDAKGTTCNQRLERISGTKHTHILRVPFRTEKGILRKWISRFDVWPYLETFTQDVIREVAAELQGTPDLVIGNYSDGNLVASLLAYKLGITQCTIAHALEKTKYPDSDIYWRKFEDKYHFSCQFTADVLAMNNADFIITSTYQEIAGSKNTVGQYESHTAFTLPGLYRVVHGIDVFDPKFNIVSPGADMDIYFPYSEKERRLTSLHGSIEKLLYDEEQNDVHVGRLSDRSKPIIFSMARLDQVKNITGLVELFGKSTKLRELVNLVVVAGYIDVKKSGDREEIEEIEKMHKLMKEYNLDGQFRWISCQMNRARNGELYRYIADTRGAFVQPAFYEAFGLTVVEAMTCGLPTFATCHGGPAEIIEHGISGFHIDPYHPDQAAEILADFFAQSKKDPSYWDKISNAGLQRIYERYTWKIYSDRLMTLAGVYSFWKYVSKLERRETRRYLEMFYILKFRELMKSVPLALDD; encoded by the exons atggcAAACCCTAAACTCGGCCGAATACCGAGCATGCGCGAGCGGGTAGAGGACACGCTCTCTGCCCATCGCAACGAGCTGGTTTCCCTTCTCTCcag GTATGTTGCTCAAGGCAAGGGCATTTTACAACCGCATCATTTACTAGACGAGCTTTCAAAGGAGATTACAGAAGATAAAGGACGGCAGAAGCTCAGCGATGGGCCTTTCGATGAAGTTATCAAATCGGCGCAG GAAGCTATAATTCTGCCTCCTTATGTTGCTATTGCTGTTCGTCCAAGGCCTGGAGTGTGGGAATACGTTCGAGTCAATGTCTATGAGCTTAGCGTCGAGCAATTGAATGTATCGGAATACTTGCAGTTCAAAGAAGAGCTCGTCGATGGACA GTTTAAGGATCCATTCGTTCTTGAGCTGGATTTTGAACCTTTTAATGCATCGGTTCCCCGCCCGACCCAGTCATCATCGATTGGTAATGGTGTTCAATTCCTTAACCGTCACCTTTCGTCGATGCTATTCCGTAACAAGGACTGTTTGGAGCCTTTGCTTGACTTTCTTCGAGCGCATAGATACAAGGGGCAT GTGATGATGCTGAATGATAGGATCCATAGCTTATCCAGACTTCAATCTGCTTTGGCAAAGGCAGAGGAATATCTGTCTAAGCTCCCGCCTGATGCACCATATTCTGACTTTTCAAATGT attccaagaaatgggattGGAGAAAGGGTGGGGTGATACAGCTCAAAGTGTGTTGAAGATGATACATCTTCTTTTGGATATCCTTCAGGCTCCGGACCCATCTACTTTGGAGACATTCCTAGGAATGCTTCCGATGGTATTCAATGTTGTCATTGTTTCCCCACATGGATACTTTGGCCAAGCTAACGTATTGGGTCTTCCTGACACTGGTGGGCAG GTTGTTTACATATTGGATCAAGTCCGTGCCTTAGAGAATGAGATGCTTTTGAGAATACAGAAGCAAGGACTGGATGTTACTCCTAGAATTCTTGTG GTGACACGGTTACTACCTGATGCAAAAGGGACGACATGCAACCAACGCTTGGAAAGAATCAGTGGAACAAAGCACACCCATATTTTACGGGTTCCTTTTAGAACAGAGAAGGGGATTCTTCGTAAATGGATCTCAAGGTTCGATGTATGGCCTTATTTGGAGACCTTCACACAG GATGTGATACGTGAAGTTGCGGCTGAGTTACAGGGCACTCCAGATCTGGTCATTGGCAACTACAGTGATGGAAATCTTGTTGCCTCTTTGTTAGCTTATAAGCTAGGAATCACACAG TGCACCATTGCGCATGCTTTGGAGAAAACAAAGTATCCTGATTCAGATATATATTGGAGGAAATTTGAGGACAAATACCACTTTTCTTGTCAATTTACTGCTGATGTATTGGCCATGAACAATGCGGATTTTATAATCACCAGCACGTACCAGGAGATTGCCGGAAG CAAAAATACTGTTGGCCAATATGAGAGCCACACTGCTTTCACTCTTCCTGGTCTATACCGAGTTGTTCATGGAATTGATGTTTTCGATCCCAAGTTCAATATTGTCTCCCCTGGAGCAGATATGGACATTTACTTTCCATACAGTGAAAAAGAAAGAAGGCTTACTTCCCTTCATGGTTCAATTGAGAAGCTGTTGTACGACGAAGAGCAGAACGATGTACATGT TGGTAGGTTGAGTGACCGGTCCAAGCCCATAATCTTCTCTATGGCAAGGCTTGACCAGGTGAAAAACATAACAGGACTAGTTGAGTTGTTTGGTAAGAGCACTAAACTAAGGGAGCTGGTAAACCTTGTCGTGGTTGCTGGTTACATTGATGTGAAGAAGTCTGGAGACAGAGAAGAGATAGAAGAGATTGAGAAGATGCACAAGCTCATGAAGGAGTACAATCTGGATGGGCAGTTCCGATGGATATCTTGTCAAATGAACAGGGCCCGCAACGGTGAGCTCTATCGCTACATTGCAGATACAAGAGGTGCTTTTGTACAG CCTGCTTTTTATGAGGCATTTGGCCTTACAGTTGTTGAGGCCATGACTTGCGGTCTTCCAACCTTTGCCACTTGTCATGGAGGTCCCGCAGAGATTATTGAACATGGTATATCGGGGTTCCATATAGATCCATATCATCCTGATCAGGCGGCTGAAATTTTGGCCGATTTCTTTGCACAATCTAAGAAAGATCCGAGCTACTGGGATAAGATCTCTAATGCAGGGTTGCAACGAATCTATGAAAG GTATACATGGAAGATTTATTCCGACCGGTTAATGACATTGGCGGGGGTTTACAGCTTCTGGAAGTACGTGTCTAAACTTGAAAGGCGTGAGACACGACGATATCTTGAAATGTTCTACATCCTAAAGTTCCGAGAACTG ATGAAATCTGTCCCACTTGCACTCGACGATTAG
- the LOC131230255 gene encoding sucrose synthase 4 isoform X2, giving the protein MANPKLGRIPSMRERVEDTLSAHRNELVSLLSRYVAQGKGILQPHHLLDELSKEITEDKGRQKLSDGPFDEVIKSAQEAIILPPYVAIAVRPRPGVWEYVRVNVYELSVEQLNVSEYLQFKEELVDGQFKDPFVLELDFEPFNASVPRPTQSSSIGNGVQFLNRHLSSMLFRNKDCLEPLLDFLRAHRYKGHVMMLNDRIHSLSRLQSALAKAEEYLSKLPPDAPYSDFSNVFQEMGLEKGWGDTAQSVLKMIHLLLDILQAPDPSTLETFLGMLPMVFNVVIVSPHGYFGQANVLGLPDTGGQVVYILDQVRALENEMLLRIQKQGLDVTPRILVVTRLLPDAKGTTCNQRLERISGTKHTHILRVPFRTEKGILRKWISRFDVWPYLETFTQDVIREVAAELQGTPDLVIGNYSDGNLVASLLAYKLGITQCTIAHALEKTKYPDSDIYWRKFEDKYHFSCQFTADVLAMNNADFIITSTYQEIAGSKNTVGQYESHTAFTLPGLYRVVHGIDVFDPKFNIVSPGADMDIYFPYSEKERRLTSLHGSIEKLLYDEEQNDVHVGRLSDRSKPIIFSMARLDQVKNITGLVELFGKSTKLRELVNLVVVAGYIDVKKSGDREEIEEIEKMHKLMKEYNLDGQFRWISCQMNRARNGELYRYIADTRGAFVQPAFYEAFGLTVVEAMTCGLPTFATCHGGPAEIIEHGISGFHIDPYHPDQAAEILADFFAQSKKDPSYWDKISNAGLQRIYERWDLL; this is encoded by the exons atggcAAACCCTAAACTCGGCCGAATACCGAGCATGCGCGAGCGGGTAGAGGACACGCTCTCTGCCCATCGCAACGAGCTGGTTTCCCTTCTCTCcag GTATGTTGCTCAAGGCAAGGGCATTTTACAACCGCATCATTTACTAGACGAGCTTTCAAAGGAGATTACAGAAGATAAAGGACGGCAGAAGCTCAGCGATGGGCCTTTCGATGAAGTTATCAAATCGGCGCAG GAAGCTATAATTCTGCCTCCTTATGTTGCTATTGCTGTTCGTCCAAGGCCTGGAGTGTGGGAATACGTTCGAGTCAATGTCTATGAGCTTAGCGTCGAGCAATTGAATGTATCGGAATACTTGCAGTTCAAAGAAGAGCTCGTCGATGGACA GTTTAAGGATCCATTCGTTCTTGAGCTGGATTTTGAACCTTTTAATGCATCGGTTCCCCGCCCGACCCAGTCATCATCGATTGGTAATGGTGTTCAATTCCTTAACCGTCACCTTTCGTCGATGCTATTCCGTAACAAGGACTGTTTGGAGCCTTTGCTTGACTTTCTTCGAGCGCATAGATACAAGGGGCAT GTGATGATGCTGAATGATAGGATCCATAGCTTATCCAGACTTCAATCTGCTTTGGCAAAGGCAGAGGAATATCTGTCTAAGCTCCCGCCTGATGCACCATATTCTGACTTTTCAAATGT attccaagaaatgggattGGAGAAAGGGTGGGGTGATACAGCTCAAAGTGTGTTGAAGATGATACATCTTCTTTTGGATATCCTTCAGGCTCCGGACCCATCTACTTTGGAGACATTCCTAGGAATGCTTCCGATGGTATTCAATGTTGTCATTGTTTCCCCACATGGATACTTTGGCCAAGCTAACGTATTGGGTCTTCCTGACACTGGTGGGCAG GTTGTTTACATATTGGATCAAGTCCGTGCCTTAGAGAATGAGATGCTTTTGAGAATACAGAAGCAAGGACTGGATGTTACTCCTAGAATTCTTGTG GTGACACGGTTACTACCTGATGCAAAAGGGACGACATGCAACCAACGCTTGGAAAGAATCAGTGGAACAAAGCACACCCATATTTTACGGGTTCCTTTTAGAACAGAGAAGGGGATTCTTCGTAAATGGATCTCAAGGTTCGATGTATGGCCTTATTTGGAGACCTTCACACAG GATGTGATACGTGAAGTTGCGGCTGAGTTACAGGGCACTCCAGATCTGGTCATTGGCAACTACAGTGATGGAAATCTTGTTGCCTCTTTGTTAGCTTATAAGCTAGGAATCACACAG TGCACCATTGCGCATGCTTTGGAGAAAACAAAGTATCCTGATTCAGATATATATTGGAGGAAATTTGAGGACAAATACCACTTTTCTTGTCAATTTACTGCTGATGTATTGGCCATGAACAATGCGGATTTTATAATCACCAGCACGTACCAGGAGATTGCCGGAAG CAAAAATACTGTTGGCCAATATGAGAGCCACACTGCTTTCACTCTTCCTGGTCTATACCGAGTTGTTCATGGAATTGATGTTTTCGATCCCAAGTTCAATATTGTCTCCCCTGGAGCAGATATGGACATTTACTTTCCATACAGTGAAAAAGAAAGAAGGCTTACTTCCCTTCATGGTTCAATTGAGAAGCTGTTGTACGACGAAGAGCAGAACGATGTACATGT TGGTAGGTTGAGTGACCGGTCCAAGCCCATAATCTTCTCTATGGCAAGGCTTGACCAGGTGAAAAACATAACAGGACTAGTTGAGTTGTTTGGTAAGAGCACTAAACTAAGGGAGCTGGTAAACCTTGTCGTGGTTGCTGGTTACATTGATGTGAAGAAGTCTGGAGACAGAGAAGAGATAGAAGAGATTGAGAAGATGCACAAGCTCATGAAGGAGTACAATCTGGATGGGCAGTTCCGATGGATATCTTGTCAAATGAACAGGGCCCGCAACGGTGAGCTCTATCGCTACATTGCAGATACAAGAGGTGCTTTTGTACAG CCTGCTTTTTATGAGGCATTTGGCCTTACAGTTGTTGAGGCCATGACTTGCGGTCTTCCAACCTTTGCCACTTGTCATGGAGGTCCCGCAGAGATTATTGAACATGGTATATCGGGGTTCCATATAGATCCATATCATCCTGATCAGGCGGCTGAAATTTTGGCCGATTTCTTTGCACAATCTAAGAAAGATCCGAGCTACTGGGATAAGATCTCTAATGCAGGGTTGCAACGAATCTATGAAAG gtgggacctacTGTGA